In Streptomyces seoulensis, the following are encoded in one genomic region:
- a CDS encoding C40 family peptidase encodes MASHRRPKQPSRTRVTVLTTAAAAAVALSANAANAAPSEKPGKTEVKAQVDKLYEQAEQATEKYNGAKEKQEKLQKEISTIQDNVARGQQDLNKLRDGLGSLATAQYRSGGIDPSVQLFLSADPDDYLDKASTLDQLSGQQVEALKKIQDKQRELAQDRAEATEKLKDLAATRTELGKKKKEVQGKLGEAQRLLNTLTAKEKQALAAEQQRADRSSSERVQLGNAVPASGRAGAAFSAAQSKIGTPYVYGATGPSSYDCSGLTSWAYAQAGVSIPRTSEAQANIGTRIYSTSDLQVGDLVFFFNDIHHVGLYAGNGQILHAPRTGTVVRYESMSTIGGPFMFGVRV; translated from the coding sequence GTGGCGTCCCATCGTCGACCCAAGCAGCCGAGCCGCACGCGTGTCACCGTGCTGACCACCGCGGCCGCCGCCGCCGTCGCGCTGAGCGCGAACGCGGCCAACGCCGCCCCCAGCGAGAAGCCGGGCAAGACGGAGGTCAAGGCCCAGGTCGACAAGCTCTACGAGCAGGCCGAGCAGGCCACCGAGAAGTACAACGGCGCCAAGGAGAAGCAGGAGAAGCTCCAGAAGGAGATCTCCACGATCCAGGACAACGTCGCCCGCGGCCAGCAGGACCTCAACAAGCTGCGCGACGGCCTCGGTTCGCTCGCCACCGCCCAGTACCGCAGCGGCGGCATCGACCCCTCGGTCCAGCTCTTCCTCTCCGCCGACCCGGACGACTACCTCGACAAGGCGTCCACGCTCGACCAGTTGAGCGGTCAGCAGGTCGAGGCGCTGAAGAAGATCCAGGACAAGCAGCGCGAACTCGCCCAGGACCGCGCCGAGGCCACCGAGAAGCTCAAGGACCTCGCCGCCACCCGCACCGAGCTGGGCAAGAAGAAGAAGGAGGTCCAGGGCAAGCTGGGCGAGGCGCAGCGCCTGCTCAACACCCTGACCGCCAAGGAGAAGCAGGCCCTGGCCGCCGAGCAGCAGCGCGCCGACCGCTCCTCCAGCGAGCGCGTCCAGCTCGGCAACGCCGTCCCCGCCTCGGGCCGCGCCGGAGCCGCGTTCTCCGCCGCCCAGAGCAAGATCGGCACCCCGTACGTCTACGGCGCCACCGGCCCCTCCTCGTACGACTGCTCGGGTCTGACCTCCTGGGCCTACGCCCAGGCCGGTGTCTCCATCCCGCGCACCTCCGAGGCGCAGGCCAACATCGGCACCCGGATCTACTCCACGAGCGACCTCCAGGTCGGTGACCTCGTCTTCTTCTTCAACGACATCCACCACGTCGGTCTCTACGCGGGCAACGGCCAGATCCTGCACGCCCCGCGCACCGGCACGGTCGTCCGCTACGAGTCCATGAGCACCATCGGCGGCCCGTTCATGTTCGGCGTCCGCGTCTGA
- a CDS encoding NYN domain-containing protein, with translation MVETAGGGPEDGTAEVLDRPLPDGVRRRVVGIVSDAFGALTMAELPAPLRQYARFTPSRRAKFAGNAMAAALETERLFRQRIGERYKETQPELCGALESGSPPPAADPLDVAAAAYVLRPPGWAKLVAAAGEEAQRADAERVEEESRAELEKLREELERAREHTRTETARLRAELDAAKKESDALHRKLRSALSDVKRGEAALRKERAETESARAEGQAAVSAAESESRRLKTRLGESEAALEATRRAVREGRSVEDMRVRLLLDTVLEAAQGLRRELALPPVSVRPAETVDAVEPGRMTPKDIAARALSEHDPAILDQLLALPQAHLVVDGYNVTKTGYPQMPLEKQRLRLLGQLSALAAQTGAEVTCVFDGAELAAPVLLAPPRGVRVLFSKPGVTADELIRQLVRAEPPGRPVIVASTDREVADGVARAGARPVASAVLLKRLS, from the coding sequence ATGGTGGAGACCGCGGGCGGGGGGCCGGAGGACGGCACCGCCGAGGTGCTTGACCGTCCGCTGCCCGACGGCGTGCGCCGCCGGGTCGTGGGCATCGTCTCGGACGCCTTCGGTGCCCTGACCATGGCCGAACTGCCCGCCCCCCTGCGGCAGTACGCCCGGTTCACACCTTCCCGGCGGGCCAAGTTCGCCGGGAACGCGATGGCCGCCGCGCTGGAGACCGAACGCCTCTTCCGGCAGCGGATCGGCGAGCGGTACAAGGAGACCCAGCCCGAGCTGTGCGGCGCGCTGGAGTCGGGGTCGCCGCCCCCGGCCGCCGACCCCCTCGATGTCGCGGCCGCCGCCTATGTGCTGCGCCCGCCCGGCTGGGCCAAGCTGGTCGCCGCGGCCGGCGAGGAGGCCCAGCGCGCGGACGCCGAGCGCGTGGAGGAGGAGAGCCGCGCCGAGCTGGAGAAGCTCCGCGAGGAGCTGGAGCGGGCCCGCGAACACACCCGTACCGAGACCGCCCGGCTGCGCGCCGAGCTGGACGCGGCCAAGAAGGAGTCCGACGCGCTGCACCGCAAGCTGCGCTCGGCCCTGAGCGACGTCAAGCGTGGGGAAGCCGCGCTGCGCAAGGAGCGGGCCGAGACCGAGTCCGCGCGGGCCGAGGGCCAGGCGGCCGTCTCCGCCGCCGAGAGCGAGTCCCGCCGGCTCAAGACCCGCCTCGGCGAGTCGGAGGCCGCGCTGGAGGCGACCCGCCGCGCGGTCCGCGAGGGCCGCAGCGTGGAGGACATGCGGGTACGGCTGCTGCTCGACACCGTCCTGGAGGCCGCCCAGGGGCTGCGCCGTGAACTCGCCCTGCCCCCGGTGTCGGTGCGCCCGGCGGAGACCGTGGACGCCGTCGAGCCGGGCCGGATGACCCCGAAGGACATCGCCGCCCGCGCCCTGTCCGAGCACGACCCGGCCATCCTCGACCAGTTGCTCGCGCTGCCGCAGGCCCATCTGGTGGTCGACGGCTACAACGTCACCAAGACCGGCTATCCGCAGATGCCGCTGGAGAAGCAGCGGCTCAGACTGCTCGGCCAGCTCTCCGCGCTCGCCGCACAGACCGGCGCCGAGGTCACCTGTGTCTTCGACGGCGCCGAACTCGCCGCCCCGGTGCTGCTCGCGCCGCCGCGCGGGGTACGGGTGCTGTTCTCCAAGCCGGGCGTGACGGCGGACGAGCTGATCCGCCAGCTGGTGCGCGCCGAACCGCCGGGCCGGCCGGTCATCGTGGCGTCCACCGACCGCGAGGTGGCGGACGGGGTCGCACGCGCCGGAGCGCGCCCCGTGGCCTCTGCGGTACTTCTCAAGCGACTGTCCTGA
- a CDS encoding aminotransferase class V-fold PLP-dependent enzyme — protein MSVSTVFAPAPAATEDVPAPLPVLGRDVCVPLVTGGETGYAALDYAASAPALQRVWDDVAAYAPYYGSVHRGAGHLSQLSTELFENARRTVAEFLDCRENDQLVFTRSTTDSLNLLARALPAGCEVYVFETEHHAALLPWREADVTFLDAPRSPEAAVASLERALAARDTARPSLVCVTGASNVTGEVWPVRELAAAAHASGARIVLDAAQLVPHQAVSVRELDVDWIAFSGHKLYAPFGSGVLAGRADWLSAAEPYLAGGGASRTVARRADGSVEVEWHEGAARHEAGSPNVIGAYSIASACRALAEAGPEALAARERHLLGLLRSGLAEVPGVRVLSLFGDDAPRVGVLSFVVDGWNSSHLAAALSAEYGIGVRDGLFCAHPLVHALLGANAAEQAGCGTGSLNAVRVSFGAGTPDEHVTRFVTALRTLVTHGPRWTYRTENGRCVPES, from the coding sequence ATGTCCGTCTCCACCGTCTTCGCCCCCGCCCCCGCCGCCACCGAGGACGTGCCCGCCCCGCTGCCGGTGCTCGGCCGGGACGTGTGCGTACCGCTCGTCACCGGGGGAGAGACCGGCTACGCCGCGCTCGACTACGCCGCCAGCGCCCCCGCGCTCCAGCGCGTCTGGGACGACGTCGCCGCCTACGCCCCCTACTACGGCAGCGTGCACCGGGGCGCCGGGCACCTCTCGCAGCTCTCCACCGAGCTGTTCGAGAACGCCCGCCGCACGGTCGCGGAGTTCCTGGACTGCCGGGAGAACGACCAGCTGGTCTTCACCCGGTCCACCACGGACTCGCTGAACCTGCTGGCCCGCGCGCTGCCCGCCGGGTGCGAGGTGTACGTCTTCGAGACCGAGCACCACGCCGCGCTGCTGCCCTGGCGCGAGGCCGACGTGACCTTCCTGGACGCCCCGCGCAGCCCCGAGGCCGCCGTGGCCTCGCTGGAGCGGGCCCTCGCCGCCCGGGACACCGCGCGCCCCTCGCTGGTCTGCGTCACCGGCGCCTCCAACGTCACCGGCGAGGTGTGGCCGGTGCGTGAACTGGCGGCCGCCGCGCACGCGTCCGGGGCGCGGATCGTGCTGGACGCCGCCCAGCTGGTGCCGCACCAGGCGGTGAGCGTGCGCGAGCTGGACGTCGACTGGATCGCGTTCTCCGGGCACAAGCTGTACGCGCCCTTCGGCTCCGGGGTGCTCGCCGGGCGGGCCGACTGGCTCTCCGCGGCCGAGCCGTACCTCGCGGGCGGCGGCGCCAGCCGCACGGTGGCCCGGCGGGCCGACGGCTCGGTGGAGGTGGAGTGGCACGAGGGCGCCGCCCGGCACGAGGCGGGTTCGCCCAATGTCATCGGCGCCTACTCGATCGCCTCGGCCTGCCGCGCGCTCGCCGAGGCCGGCCCGGAGGCGCTGGCCGCCCGCGAGCGGCACCTGCTGGGCCTGCTCCGGTCGGGTCTCGCCGAGGTGCCCGGGGTGCGGGTGCTCTCGCTGTTCGGCGACGACGCCCCGCGCGTGGGCGTGCTGTCCTTCGTGGTGGACGGCTGGAACAGCTCCCACCTCGCCGCCGCGCTCTCCGCCGAGTACGGCATCGGCGTCCGCGACGGCCTCTTCTGCGCCCACCCCCTGGTGCACGCCCTCCTCGGCGCGAACGCGGCCGAACAGGCCGGCTGCGGCACCGGCTCGCTGAACGCGGTCCGCGTCAGCTTCGGCGCGGGCACCCCGGACGAGCACGTCACCCGCTTCGTCACGGCCCTGCGCACCCTGGTCACCCACGGCCCCCGCTGGACCTACCGGACCGAGAACGGCCGCTGCGTCCCGGAGAGCTGA
- a CDS encoding rhomboid family intramembrane serine protease — translation MIREWSTTAARTVRAARGAPAPQTYGLIALCCLIFLLGPASGFTHSYGTGDALLAAQRAYFRHWGVIPAGLFAEPVREALTPVTALFVHGSWVHLLGNMLFLFVFGVLTEERMGRVEFALFYVGCGYLALLGYALANADSEQSLVGASGAISAVLGAFLHLFPRARVTSLLPFLFFLPLRFPAWVVLPFWAGLQWYAAGRAPEGPGVAYLAHVIGFCLGFGYAWLRYGRQRREKDGPGEARVGPAPAPASKGENQP, via the coding sequence ATGATCAGAGAGTGGAGCACGACCGCCGCCCGGACCGTCAGGGCGGCCCGGGGCGCCCCGGCGCCGCAGACGTACGGCCTCATCGCCCTGTGCTGCCTGATCTTCCTGCTGGGCCCGGCCTCCGGCTTCACCCACTCGTACGGCACCGGGGACGCGCTGCTCGCGGCACAGCGGGCGTACTTCCGGCACTGGGGGGTGATCCCGGCCGGGCTCTTCGCGGAGCCGGTGCGCGAGGCGCTCACGCCGGTGACCGCGCTGTTCGTGCACGGGAGCTGGGTGCATCTGCTCGGCAACATGCTGTTCCTCTTCGTCTTCGGCGTGCTCACCGAGGAACGGATGGGCCGCGTCGAGTTCGCCCTCTTCTACGTCGGCTGCGGCTACCTCGCCCTGCTGGGGTACGCACTGGCCAACGCGGACTCCGAGCAGTCCCTGGTCGGCGCCTCGGGGGCGATCTCCGCGGTCCTCGGTGCCTTCCTCCACCTGTTTCCGCGGGCCCGTGTCACCAGTCTCCTCCCGTTCCTCTTCTTCCTCCCGCTGCGCTTCCCGGCCTGGGTGGTGCTGCCCTTCTGGGCCGGGCTCCAGTGGTACGCGGCCGGCCGCGCGCCCGAGGGTCCCGGCGTCGCCTACCTCGCCCATGTGATCGGCTTCTGCCTGGGCTTCGGCTACGCCTGGCTGCGGTACGGGCGGCAGCGGCGCGAGAAGGACGGGCCGGGCGAGGCTAGAGTTGGGCCCGCCCCGGCTCCGGCGTCCAAGGGAGAGAACCAGCCGTGA
- a CDS encoding NlpC/P60 family protein, whose protein sequence is MASHRRPATSGCDRGVTALCVLSAAAAALGAVPAAQAAPRDGARAELDRLYAAAERATEDYDRADERADRLRHEVRDAQDHIARTQQRVNSLRERLGSLAGAEYRSGGIDPAVALLFSADPDDYLDKASVVDRIDTRQAGQLHELSGALRDLAQERAEAEAKLGDLERSRKAVAEHKRKVRERLTRARRLFDSLSAGDRADYNRSSRSGRPDLTGLGDLNPRAAAALAAARSALGRPYVWGANGPSGFDCSGLMQWSYARAGLQLPRTSQAQRNAGHRVPLSQARPGDLVIYRSDASHVAMYVGNGQVIHAPHPGAAVRYDRVGMLPVSTVTRP, encoded by the coding sequence GTGGCGTCCCATCGCCGTCCCGCAACATCCGGATGCGACCGGGGCGTCACCGCCCTGTGCGTGCTGTCGGCCGCGGCCGCGGCCCTCGGCGCGGTACCCGCCGCGCAGGCGGCGCCCCGTGACGGCGCCCGCGCCGAACTGGACCGGCTCTACGCGGCGGCCGAGCGCGCCACCGAGGACTACGACCGGGCCGACGAGCGCGCGGACCGGCTCCGGCACGAGGTCCGCGACGCTCAGGACCACATCGCCCGCACCCAGCAGCGGGTCAACTCCCTGCGGGAGCGGCTCGGTTCGCTCGCCGGTGCCGAGTACCGCTCCGGCGGCATCGACCCGGCCGTCGCCCTGCTGTTCTCCGCCGACCCCGACGACTACCTCGACAAGGCGTCCGTCGTCGACCGCATCGACACCCGCCAGGCCGGGCAGCTGCACGAACTGAGCGGCGCGCTGCGCGACCTCGCCCAGGAGCGGGCCGAGGCCGAGGCCAAGCTCGGCGACCTGGAGCGCAGCCGCAAGGCGGTCGCCGAGCACAAGCGGAAGGTGCGGGAACGGCTCACCCGCGCCCGGCGCCTGTTCGACTCCCTGTCCGCCGGTGACCGCGCCGACTACAACCGCTCCTCCCGCTCCGGGCGCCCCGACCTCACCGGCCTCGGCGACCTGAACCCCCGGGCCGCCGCCGCGCTCGCCGCGGCCCGCTCCGCCCTCGGCCGCCCCTACGTGTGGGGCGCCAACGGGCCCTCCGGCTTCGACTGTTCGGGCCTGATGCAGTGGTCGTACGCCAGGGCCGGCCTCCAGCTCCCGCGCACCTCGCAGGCCCAGCGGAACGCCGGACACCGGGTCCCGCTCTCCCAGGCCCGCCCCGGCGATCTGGTGATCTACCGCTCCGACGCCAGCCATGTGGCGATGTACGTCGGCAACGGCCAGGTGATTCACGCGCCCCACCCCGG
- the trpD gene encoding anthranilate phosphoribosyltransferase, with amino-acid sequence MSAVTPAGGDTAAGRSWPEVLNALLEGRDQSADATAWAMDRIMRGEATDAQIAGFLVALRAKGETVEEITGIVRAMYDHANVIEVPGRTVDIVGTGGDGAKTVNISTMSSIVVAGTGAKVIKHGNRAASSASGSSDVLERLGVNLELTPKRVAEVAEEAGITFCFAVKFHPALRHVGAARGQLGIRTVFNVIGPLTNPARVRSQAVGVANLAMAPIVAGVFAERGNSSLVFRGEDGLDELTTTSPSRVWIVRDGKVTEEVFDPRDVGIELVPVDALRGGDPAYNAMVARKVLEGERGPVRDAVLLNSAAALVALDPTAEPLADQLRAGMARAAESIDSGAAARTLERWVAASNR; translated from the coding sequence ATGAGCGCTGTGACCCCCGCTGGAGGCGACACCGCGGCGGGCCGTTCCTGGCCCGAGGTACTGAACGCCCTGCTGGAGGGCCGGGACCAGAGCGCCGACGCCACCGCCTGGGCGATGGACCGGATCATGCGCGGCGAGGCCACGGACGCCCAGATCGCGGGCTTCCTGGTGGCGCTGCGGGCCAAGGGCGAGACGGTCGAGGAGATCACCGGGATCGTCCGGGCGATGTACGACCACGCCAATGTGATCGAGGTGCCCGGCCGGACCGTGGACATCGTCGGCACCGGCGGGGACGGCGCCAAGACGGTGAACATCTCCACGATGTCCTCCATCGTGGTCGCCGGCACCGGCGCGAAGGTCATCAAGCACGGCAACCGGGCCGCGTCCTCCGCGTCCGGCTCCTCGGACGTGCTGGAGCGGCTCGGGGTGAACCTGGAGCTGACGCCGAAGCGGGTGGCGGAGGTCGCGGAGGAGGCGGGGATCACCTTCTGCTTCGCGGTCAAGTTCCACCCGGCGCTGCGCCATGTCGGCGCCGCGCGCGGCCAGCTCGGCATCCGTACGGTCTTCAACGTGATCGGTCCGCTGACCAACCCGGCGCGGGTGCGGTCCCAGGCGGTGGGCGTGGCCAACCTGGCCATGGCGCCGATCGTCGCGGGCGTCTTCGCCGAGCGCGGCAACTCCTCGCTGGTCTTCCGGGGCGAGGACGGGCTGGACGAGCTGACCACGACCTCGCCCTCGCGGGTGTGGATCGTGCGCGACGGCAAGGTCACCGAGGAGGTCTTCGACCCCCGTGACGTCGGCATCGAGCTGGTGCCGGTGGACGCGCTGCGCGGTGGCGACCCGGCGTACAACGCGATGGTGGCCCGCAAGGTGCTGGAGGGCGAGCGGGGGCCGGTGCGGGACGCGGTGCTGCTGAACTCGGCGGCGGCGCTGGTCGCGCTGGACCCGACGGCGGAGCCGCTGGCGGACCAGCTCCGGGCGGGCATGGCGCGGGCGGCGGAGTCGATCGACTCCGGGGCGGCGGCGCGCACGCTGGAGCGATGGGTGGCGGCCAGCAACCGGTAG
- a CDS encoding Lrp/AsnC family transcriptional regulator, giving the protein MITAIVLIKTSVDRIPEIAEQIAALESVSEVFSVTGTYDLIAMVRVARHEDLAEVIPGRISKIQGVEGTDTHVAFRTYSQHDLEAAFAIGLDS; this is encoded by the coding sequence GTGATCACCGCGATCGTCCTGATCAAGACCAGCGTGGACCGGATTCCGGAGATCGCCGAGCAGATCGCCGCGCTGGAGAGCGTGAGCGAGGTCTTCTCCGTGACCGGCACCTACGACCTGATCGCCATGGTCCGGGTGGCCCGCCACGAGGATCTCGCCGAGGTCATCCCCGGCCGCATCAGCAAGATCCAGGGCGTGGAGGGCACCGACACCCATGTCGCCTTCCGCACCTACTCCCAGCACGACCTCGAAGCGGCCTTCGCCATCGGTCTGGACTCCTGA